The Gloeomargarita lithophora Alchichica-D10 genomic sequence GGAGCGGCACGTTCACCCTCCCTTCCGGTTCCCTCGACTGACCGTGGTTCGCCTGGCGGTGGTGGGGGATGTCCATGACCAGTGGCAGGCCAACGATGCCTTGGCCCTCGCTCATTTGGGGGTGGATTTGGTGCTGTTTGTGGGGGATTTTGGCAACGAGTCCCTGGGGGTGGTGCAGGCGGTGGCGGGGTTGGCTTGGCCGAAGGCGGTGGTCTTGGGCAACCACGATGCCTGGTACACGGCCACCGATTGGGGTCGCCGCAAGTGCCCCTACGACCGGCAAAACGAAGACCGCTTCCAAGCCCAACTGGAAATTTTGGGTGATCTACAGGTGGGCTATGGCGGGCGGGAATTCCCCGATTTAGCTGTCACCGTGGTGGGGGGGCGACCCTGTAGTTGGGGCGGCGGGGAGTGGAAACTGGGGGAATTTTACCAGCGGTATTTCGGGGTGGGCGGCTGGGCGGATTCCCAAGCCCGGATTACCCAAGCGATCCGGCAAGCCCAGTCCCGGCGGGTGATTTTGCTCAACCACAATGGCCCCACCGGTCTGGGTACCGAACCCCAAGCTCCCTGTGGTCGGGACTGGGCACCCGTGGGGGGGGATTACGGTGACCCGGATTTGCGGGCGGCAATCCAGAGGGCGCAAACCGAGGGCATCGCCATTCCCCTGGTGGTGTTTGGGCATATGCACCGGCATTTGCGGGGCAATTTGGGGCAAAGGCGGATGTGGCAGCGGGACGAGGGGGGGACGGTGTATTTCAATGCCGCCGTGGTGCCGCGGATTCACACAGTTGGGGGCGCCACCCTCCATCACTTTGGGCTGGTGGAATTGGGGGCTGATGGGGTTGCAAGCCTTGCCCAGGTGTGGGTGCATCCTGAGCGGGGCGTGGTGGAAACCGAATGGCTGGTGCAACCGATAGTTTTAGAGCGGCATTATTTAGAGCGGCATTAAATCACTCAAAAATCTGGGCCAGCGGACAGACAAAACCGGGCAGGAGGGGGGAAGTGAGCGCATCCGTAGCGTACAGAGTCATCGTCAATTTGAGCATGACATTTTCCCGCCGATAGACTTCCATGCGCTGGTTTTTCCAGTCGGCAATCCAATATTCACCCACCCCCTGAGCGGAATAAAGTTTCAATTTTACCTGGCGATCTCGCCTTTCGTTTTTAATGCCTGGGGATAACACTTCTATCACCAAATCCGGTGCGCCACGAAAATGCCCAACCTCATCAATTAAATTGGCATACTTTACTTTGGTCATCCACATCAAATCTGGAATCACATCATTTTCATCCCCAAAAACTAGCCCTGAGCCAAGTTCCGTTTTTCCGAGATTCGTAGGGCAAGACCACCTATCTAAAACCGCAAACAACCGACCGCAGGTTTTCTGATGCTTGCTGTGGGGAATTGTGGTCACAAAGAGTTCTCCGTCAACAATTTCATAGCGGTTGCCATTCTCAGGGAGTAGCTCTAGGTCAGCCCTTGTCCAGAGTCGTTGGTGGGGAGAAGTTGCGGGGATAAACGCTGGTGTCATAATGCGATTGCTGAAACCCGAAATAATTACCGGAATATATGTTTTATTCTAAGGTAAACTCCTATTTGTTTGCACCAGCAGAAGGTTATCTCACTGACATAACCCATAACCGTATTACCGAAAATCAAATGTGGGGGCAGTACCCCGGCGACCTACTGTTAGAAATGTCCTAAGAACGGCACCCCAAACTCTCCCTGGTTGCCACTCCGGTGACTGGGTTCACCCCCCTAGCTCGTTCACACAACAGCAATTGGGCATCCCGCCGCAGTCCCACATCGGTAAAATCCGCCCCGGTGATGTCGGCCCCGCTGAAATTGGTCAGATAGGCATAGGCTGAGGTCAAAATCGCATTGGTTAAATTCGTGTGGGTCATCAAGGCCGTATCCAGGGTGGCACCGGTGAGATTTGCCCCGGCGAGGTTGGCTTGATCCAAATTGGCACCAAAAAAACTCACCCCCCGCAGGTCTGTCCCCTGGAAATTGGTCTGACGCAGAACGGCTTTGACAAAACTAGCGTCCGTCAAATCCTGCCCCGCAAAATTCATGCCAATTAGGGAACGTTTATTGAAATCTTCTGCTCCCGCTGGGGCAAGACAAAACAACCACACCGCCAACCCCAAGCCCAGCAACCGTCCCCACCAAGCCATGATTTTCTCCTGCTCAACTGCCCGCATTATACGGCTCGGAAGGGCGGGCAAAAAACGCCCCCACCCGACAGCCAAACCCCGGTAGTACCGGCGAGGTGAGTTCATCCTCTGGTAAAAGGGTCGCCACCCGCACCAACTGCGCCTCCTGCCGCCGGTAGAGTTCCACCTGTTGCGTCCCTGGGTCAACGATCCAGTATTCCCGCACCCCTTGCAGCGAATAAAGCTTGAGCTTGGCCAAGCGATCCCGGTCTTGATTGGCTTTGCCGGGGGAAAGCACTTCCACCACCAATTCCGGTGCCCCCCGAAAATGCCCCACCTCATCCAGCAGATGCTTCAGCCGCCCATGGCTCAACCAGGCCACATCAGGAGCCACATTGTCCGAATCCGAGAAAATCAGCCCCGGCATAATCGAAGGCTCCCCCAAGCCCGTGGCCTGCGACCAGGTATCCAGCAGGGCAAAAATCCGACCGACCGCGTACTGATGGCGATGGTGGGGGGCACGGGTCACGTACAATTCTCCATCAATAATTTCGTAACGAATCCACTCGTTGTCCGGCAGGGCTTCCACATCCCGCATTGTCCACCGGAGCGCCTGATTGGTTGGGGTCATCACTTGATGTTGAATAATTTGAATATCTATAATCAATTTTAGCTCTCAGCCGGGGAACATTCTCCCGCCAGGAGAGGACGTGGTATATTACCGAACAGGAATTGTTGCAACTGCACTCAAGAATGGGGAGCCAAATCGGATGAACACAGGGGTCAAATTATTAACACTGGGAATGCTGGCATTGGGTGGCCTATCGGTGGCACTACCCACGGCGGTGGTGGCTCAGGGGGTGGGTTTAGAGCAAATTCAAGTGCAAACCAAAAAACGGTTGGCGGTCTTGGATTTTGACTTTGCCAGCACGGGGTTGACGGGCTTGGGACTCACGGGCACAGTGGGGCCTGCCAAAGGGGTGAGCGACCTGTTGACCAATCGTTTGGTGCAAAACGGGACGTTTATCATGGTGGAGCGAAGCCGGATTAACCAAATTTTGGCGGAACAAAACCTGGGGGCAACCGGGCGGATTGAACCGGCGACAGCGGCA encodes the following:
- a CDS encoding TIGR04168 family protein, giving the protein MVRLAVVGDVHDQWQANDALALAHLGVDLVLFVGDFGNESLGVVQAVAGLAWPKAVVLGNHDAWYTATDWGRRKCPYDRQNEDRFQAQLEILGDLQVGYGGREFPDLAVTVVGGRPCSWGGGEWKLGEFYQRYFGVGGWADSQARITQAIRQAQSRRVILLNHNGPTGLGTEPQAPCGRDWAPVGGDYGDPDLRAAIQRAQTEGIAIPLVVFGHMHRHLRGNLGQRRMWQRDEGGTVYFNAAVVPRIHTVGGATLHHFGLVELGADGVASLAQVWVHPERGVVETEWLVQPIVLERHYLERH
- a CDS encoding Uma2 family endonuclease is translated as MTPAFIPATSPHQRLWTRADLELLPENGNRYEIVDGELFVTTIPHSKHQKTCGRLFAVLDRWSCPTNLGKTELGSGLVFGDENDVIPDLMWMTKVKYANLIDEVGHFRGAPDLVIEVLSPGIKNERRDRQVKLKLYSAQGVGEYWIADWKNQRMEVYRRENVMLKLTMTLYATDALTSPLLPGFVCPLAQIFE
- a CDS encoding pentapeptide repeat-containing protein produces the protein MRAVEQEKIMAWWGRLLGLGLAVWLFCLAPAGAEDFNKRSLIGMNFAGQDLTDASFVKAVLRQTNFQGTDLRGVSFFGANLDQANLAGANLTGATLDTALMTHTNLTNAILTSAYAYLTNFSGADITGADFTDVGLRRDAQLLLCERARGVNPVTGVATRESLGCRS
- a CDS encoding Uma2 family endonuclease, which produces MTPTNQALRWTMRDVEALPDNEWIRYEIIDGELYVTRAPHHRHQYAVGRIFALLDTWSQATGLGEPSIMPGLIFSDSDNVAPDVAWLSHGRLKHLLDEVGHFRGAPELVVEVLSPGKANQDRDRLAKLKLYSLQGVREYWIVDPGTQQVELYRRQEAQLVRVATLLPEDELTSPVLPGFGCRVGAFFARPSEPYNAGS